In the Campylobacter concisus genome, CCGCCACCAGCACTTACTAGCAAATTTTCATTGCCAAATGCAAATAGTGCAACCATTAGAAGTAAGAACTTTTTCATATTTTTCCTTTAAAAGTAAAATTTAAAGATTTTATAAAATATACTCTTATACATTCTTAAAATATATTTTTATAATTTTCACTTTTCTACCAAAATGCTATAATCACACTAAAAAAGGATAAATATGAACGAACTTGAGCTAAAGATGCAAGGCAAGATAGATAGGCTAACAGACAAGACCTTTAAGCTAGATCCAAGGATTGGCGAGGGCTACTTTACTGCGAAATATTTTCTAAAAGTAAATGAGATAATTAAGCAAAATTTGCCAGATCAGCACGTGACGATGCAGTTTTTCCAAAGACGTAATGATATCGTGCTTTGTGGCATCGACGAGGTTTTAGCCGTCATCAATAAATTTGCCAAAAACTCAAGCGAGCTTGAAATTTACGCACTTAATGATGGCGATATCATAAACGCAAACGAGCCAGTTTTAAAGATAAGCGGTAAGTATGAAAATTTCGGCTTTTTAGAAAATGTGATTGATGCGACGCTTACTAGAAGAAGCTGCGTAGCGACAAACTCAAGAGATGTGATAAGAGCGGCAAACGGCAAAGACGTCTTTAGCATGGCGGATAGGCAAGATGACATCTGCACGCAACCAGGCGACGGCTATGCATCATTTGTAGGCGGCATCAAAAAGGTCGCCACAGATGCTCAGGGCGAGCTTACTGGGCTAAAAGGTGGTGGTACCATGCCTCATGCGCTTATTCAAATGTGTGGTGGGGATATAGTAAAAGCCTCAGAAATTTATGCTAAAACCTTTAAAAATGAGAAGATCACGGCCTTAGTGGACTATAACAACGACGTGATTACAGACGCATTAAAGGCTGCAAACGCCCTAAAAGAGAGGCTTGGCGCGGTTAGGGTTGATACTAGTAAAAATTTGATAGATAAATATTTTGAAGGCAAAGATACGAGCAAATTTGACCCACACGGTGTTTGCAAGGAGCTTATATTTGCTCTAAGAGAGGCGCTTGATAAAGCTGGCTTTAAATACGTTAAAATCGTCGTTAGCTCAGGCTTTAGCCCTAAAATTATAAAAGAATTTGAAGCTTATAATACGCCGGTTGATACTTATGGCGTGGGAAGTTATCTTGTTAAAAATGACATTTGTGGCTTTACAGGTGATCTAGTCGAGCTAAACGGCAAAAATGAGGCTAAATTTGGTAGGAAAAATTTCGCTTCAAATAGGCTAAAGAGAGTGGAATTTTAAGAGAAAAGATGAAATTTATAAAAATTTTAATGTTTCTGTCACTTTTACTGACTACTTGCAATGCCGCAAACTACGCTAATGCCTTTGAAAAGGTTGGCATCCTTGAAGACGGAGTTTATCTCTTTAACCAAAATGGCATAGGGGTCAAAAAAGACCTGCTTGTAAAGGTGATCTCGGTGCAAAACTTGG is a window encoding:
- a CDS encoding nicotinate phosphoribosyltransferase; the encoded protein is MNELELKMQGKIDRLTDKTFKLDPRIGEGYFTAKYFLKVNEIIKQNLPDQHVTMQFFQRRNDIVLCGIDEVLAVINKFAKNSSELEIYALNDGDIINANEPVLKISGKYENFGFLENVIDATLTRRSCVATNSRDVIRAANGKDVFSMADRQDDICTQPGDGYASFVGGIKKVATDAQGELTGLKGGGTMPHALIQMCGGDIVKASEIYAKTFKNEKITALVDYNNDVITDALKAANALKERLGAVRVDTSKNLIDKYFEGKDTSKFDPHGVCKELIFALREALDKAGFKYVKIVVSSGFSPKIIKEFEAYNTPVDTYGVGSYLVKNDICGFTGDLVELNGKNEAKFGRKNFASNRLKRVEF